One segment of Halomonas sp. TD01 DNA contains the following:
- the tssM gene encoding type VI secretion system membrane subunit TssM, which yields MWSTLKSKLSRWVPGFSRAQTAKNRANAHGNKAKGLLRLSTLLWVVLLIVLVIAIWWWGPNWEVRETTPLAPLMNRLLATLLVVTVVAIIWGVSLARRLRRLDDERQQEKARQEDPAIDQVERQEDSLNAVLKEITGSLGGGSKSRYSLPWFLVMGIENAGKTSLINRSGQNFALTHVMKASGQSSKQSQLGFDWWIGDKAVLIDPDGELLTQGALEGEESQVLQRRLWEHFVEWLERNRAQRPLDGVVLVLDLARLSHAKVAVRKAYAALLRSRLRELMEQHGTRLPVYVTFSKMDLLHGFDSFFRHYSRSARKTPLGFTFTPASIDTPGKWEAEFEADYDAMLARVNQLLPAMLSECRDREERESVFRFVRQLAGLRDILFGFLSEALSSDRFSTAAIVRGAYFTSVYQQGVPEDPFVDAAARRYGMKDSVQSAHRATRSALYFTEDLFEKVIYPETGLASDNARVAQRRRRMRTYSLAACSIMGVILVAGWSHFYQKNSISLTAVEERASAFLATHPEAFQSDDPSGYEFLDPLDRLRDTMETFESYRTHVTYLADMGLYQGHIIGAQVERAYLAMLEQQFLPAIMIGIVDDMNRSEEGSNAKLALLRVLRMMSDASGRQPERVERFMAQRWQAYFPQQGEVQERLLTHLDYALEHSDLEGRIAEGSPRAKQAMAPLQGSIDAAQHELARQPIDERVYLALKAAGNRHGERLDLRHSVGTLFDRVFMARDDDPEHVRLAHLLTRDGFEKYFLNELSRATELALVDAWVLGQREDINFSDADTQQLQTALREHYVGDYHVSWRDALRNTHLVPLPDIRQAIVVADSLVGPQRPLDRLLAAIERNTSLYPELPVDDEEAREALRQSQRYQLASAIEQPFTPVNRLSQARDGNPSTLEEIKQAVSALRNYLLDIEESNNTGRAAFLTVRDRLSLRGNDPIDNLQRIAGNAPEPVGRMLQSLADQSWQLMMVRATRHLESQWLDDVVAPYQAHLAGRYPLSPNASQEVALSDFEDFFAPGGTLDSFYQDSLKPFIEGAPEYLVDADGNSLLRDSLYTAVQQAEQIRRAYFSRDGALDVEFALEPISLSPDKRRSVISVDGQLIEYAHSASQRVSMIWPNALRGGTESRITMVPSEINRSPRSITQNGAWAWFRLLEEADITSVSERELELRFNVAGGAMRYRLFADGAPNPFTRPLAAGFQLPSALYADRGDHAD from the coding sequence ATGTGGTCAACCTTAAAATCAAAACTGAGCCGCTGGGTGCCTGGCTTTTCCCGGGCGCAAACCGCGAAAAACAGGGCCAATGCGCACGGTAACAAAGCCAAAGGACTTCTGCGCCTCTCAACACTGCTTTGGGTGGTACTACTCATCGTGTTGGTAATTGCTATTTGGTGGTGGGGGCCAAACTGGGAGGTGCGGGAAACCACTCCTCTTGCTCCCTTAATGAACCGTTTGCTGGCAACACTTTTAGTAGTCACGGTAGTGGCCATCATATGGGGTGTCAGCCTTGCCCGCCGATTACGTAGGCTGGATGACGAACGCCAGCAGGAAAAAGCTCGTCAGGAAGACCCTGCCATCGATCAAGTTGAACGCCAAGAAGACTCTTTGAACGCAGTGTTGAAAGAAATAACTGGTAGCTTGGGAGGTGGAAGCAAAAGTCGTTATAGCTTGCCTTGGTTTTTGGTCATGGGGATAGAGAATGCTGGTAAAACCAGTCTTATCAACCGCTCTGGCCAGAACTTTGCACTTACCCATGTGATGAAAGCCTCCGGGCAGAGCAGCAAACAGAGCCAGCTAGGTTTCGACTGGTGGATTGGTGACAAAGCGGTATTGATAGACCCTGATGGTGAGCTATTGACGCAGGGGGCGCTGGAGGGTGAAGAGTCGCAGGTGCTTCAGCGTCGGTTATGGGAACACTTTGTGGAGTGGCTTGAACGCAACCGAGCTCAACGACCACTAGATGGAGTGGTATTGGTTCTGGACCTAGCTCGTTTGAGTCATGCCAAGGTGGCTGTGCGCAAAGCCTATGCGGCACTGCTGCGTAGCCGTTTACGCGAACTTATGGAACAACATGGTACTCGCCTGCCGGTATACGTGACCTTTAGCAAAATGGACTTGTTGCACGGTTTTGATAGCTTCTTTCGTCACTACTCTCGCTCAGCTAGAAAGACCCCCCTTGGCTTTACGTTTACCCCTGCTTCCATTGATACCCCTGGCAAATGGGAAGCTGAGTTTGAGGCTGATTACGATGCCATGCTGGCTCGCGTGAACCAGCTTTTACCCGCTATGTTGTCAGAGTGTCGTGACCGTGAAGAGAGAGAGTCGGTATTTCGTTTTGTACGTCAGCTCGCCGGGTTAAGAGATATCCTATTTGGCTTTTTAAGCGAAGCGTTATCCAGCGACCGTTTTTCTACTGCTGCGATCGTGCGTGGCGCTTACTTCACATCGGTATATCAACAGGGGGTGCCGGAAGATCCCTTCGTGGATGCAGCTGCTCGGCGCTATGGCATGAAAGATAGCGTTCAGTCTGCCCACCGCGCTACTCGTAGTGCGTTGTACTTCACCGAAGATCTTTTCGAGAAGGTTATTTATCCGGAAACAGGGTTGGCGAGCGATAATGCCAGAGTTGCACAGCGGCGCAGACGCATGCGTACGTACAGCCTTGCCGCCTGCTCAATAATGGGTGTAATCCTCGTTGCAGGGTGGAGTCACTTCTACCAAAAAAATAGCATTTCGCTTACTGCTGTCGAAGAGCGCGCATCAGCGTTTTTGGCGACTCACCCTGAAGCGTTTCAAAGCGATGACCCCTCGGGTTATGAATTCCTCGACCCCCTGGATCGGCTGCGTGACACGATGGAAACCTTTGAAAGCTATCGTACACACGTAACGTATCTAGCAGATATGGGGTTATATCAAGGGCACATCATAGGTGCCCAGGTAGAACGCGCCTATCTCGCCATGCTAGAGCAGCAGTTTCTGCCTGCCATCATGATTGGCATTGTGGACGATATGAACCGATCTGAAGAGGGCAGCAACGCCAAATTGGCGCTCTTACGCGTATTACGCATGATGTCAGATGCTAGTGGTCGCCAACCCGAAAGGGTTGAGCGGTTTATGGCTCAGCGTTGGCAGGCGTACTTTCCTCAGCAAGGCGAGGTGCAAGAGCGCTTGCTAACGCATCTAGACTATGCTTTGGAACATAGTGACCTAGAAGGGCGTATTGCTGAGGGGAGCCCACGTGCTAAGCAAGCGATGGCACCGCTGCAAGGAAGTATCGACGCGGCACAACATGAGCTAGCCCGCCAACCGATTGATGAGCGTGTTTACTTAGCGCTAAAAGCGGCAGGCAATCGTCATGGTGAGCGATTGGACCTCCGGCATAGTGTTGGCACGCTGTTCGATAGAGTATTTATGGCACGCGATGATGACCCTGAACATGTGCGCCTGGCACATCTGCTAACCCGAGATGGCTTTGAGAAATACTTTCTAAACGAATTATCGCGCGCAACAGAGCTAGCACTGGTTGATGCCTGGGTGTTAGGCCAGCGCGAGGACATTAACTTCAGCGATGCAGATACACAGCAACTGCAAACCGCGCTGCGGGAACACTATGTTGGCGATTACCACGTTAGTTGGCGCGACGCGCTGCGTAATACGCACTTGGTGCCACTGCCCGATATTCGTCAAGCTATTGTGGTAGCCGACTCCTTAGTAGGGCCGCAGCGGCCGCTCGATAGACTATTAGCCGCGATTGAGCGAAATACTAGCCTCTATCCAGAGCTGCCCGTCGATGACGAAGAAGCCCGCGAAGCATTGCGTCAATCCCAGCGTTATCAATTAGCCTCAGCTATTGAGCAGCCCTTTACGCCGGTCAACCGACTCAGCCAAGCTCGTGATGGTAATCCCTCAACTCTTGAGGAGATTAAGCAAGCTGTGTCAGCACTGCGAAACTATCTGCTAGATATAGAGGAGTCGAATAATACCGGGAGAGCTGCTTTCTTGACGGTACGTGACCGGCTATCGCTACGGGGTAATGACCCTATCGATAACCTGCAGCGCATCGCTGGCAATGCGCCAGAACCGGTAGGTCGGATGTTGCAAAGTCTGGCTGACCAAAGTTGGCAGTTAATGATGGTTAGAGCCACACGCCATCTTGAAAGCCAATGGCTGGATGATGTTGTTGCACCCTATCAAGCACATTTGGCTGGCCGTTATCCATTGTCGCCGAATGCCAGTCAGGAAGTGGCGTTAAGCGACTTCGAGGACTTCTTTGCTCCAGGTGGCACGCTAGATTCATTCTACCAAGACAGTCTGAAACCCTTTATTGAAGGGGCTCCCGAGTATTTGGTGGATGCCGACGGGAATTCACTGCTGCGAGACAGCCTTTATACGGCGGTTCAACAGGCAGAACAGATTCGCCGCGCTTACTTTAGCCGAGACGGTGCACTCGACGTAGAGTTTGCCCTTGAGCCTATCAGCCTAAGTCCAGATAAGCGGCGTAGTGTGATCAGTGTTGATGGACAGCTTATTGAGTATGCACACAGCGCTAGCCAACGCGTTTCTATGATTTGGCCTAATGCTCTGCGCGGCGGTACGGAAAGCCGCATCACGATGGTACCCAGTGAGATTAACCGCTCACCGCGGAGTATCACGCAGAACGGCGCTTGGGCATGGTTTCGCCTACTAGAAGAAGCGGATATTACCAGCGTAAGCGAGCGTGAGCTGGAGCTACGTTTTAACGTGGCTGGCGGTGCGATGCGCTATCGTCTGTTTGCCGATGGTGCTCCT